One Shewanella sp. MR-4 DNA window includes the following coding sequences:
- a CDS encoding cytochrome ubiquinol oxidase subunit I — MIVEEVVELSRLQFALTAMYHFLFVPLTLGLAFLLAIMESLYVMTDKQIYKDMTKFWGKLFGINFALGVSTGLAMEFQFGTNWSYYSHYVGDIFGAPLAIEGLMAFFLESTFVGMFFFGWDRFSKRQHLATTWLVAFGSNFSALWILVANGWMQNPVGSVFNYETMRMEMTSFADVIFNPVAQVKFVHTVASGYVTGAMFVLAISSYYILKKRDLPFARRSFAIAASFGMASILSVIVLGDESGYKVGEAQRVKLAAIEAEWHTEPAPAAFTAVGFPNQETMHTDFAVKIPYAMGIVATRSLDEEVTGLRDLVAEHEVRIRNGMKAYDMLVKLRAGDKSPELRDAFEAAKVDLGYGLLLKRYTDNVVDATEEQIKAAAKDSIPNVAPIFWSFRVMVGLGFVMLFVFAAAFWQSTRHQIEEKKWVLKAALFSLPLPWIAIECGWFVAEYGRQPWTISEVLPTFMSASSLTTGDLWFSIISISLFYTVLLVIEIFLMLKFARLGPSSLKTGRYHFEKLEA, encoded by the coding sequence ATGATTGTTGAAGAGGTTGTTGAGCTATCACGGTTGCAGTTTGCGCTGACAGCCATGTATCACTTCCTGTTTGTTCCCTTAACCTTGGGGTTGGCATTTTTGCTGGCTATCATGGAATCACTCTATGTGATGACAGATAAACAAATTTATAAAGATATGACTAAGTTCTGGGGTAAGTTGTTTGGTATCAACTTTGCCTTGGGTGTTTCAACGGGTTTAGCGATGGAATTCCAGTTTGGTACTAACTGGTCTTATTATTCGCACTATGTGGGTGACATCTTTGGTGCACCACTGGCCATTGAAGGATTAATGGCGTTCTTCTTAGAATCGACCTTCGTGGGTATGTTCTTCTTCGGTTGGGATCGTTTCTCCAAGCGTCAACACTTAGCGACAACCTGGTTGGTGGCCTTTGGTTCCAACTTCTCCGCATTGTGGATTCTGGTGGCAAACGGTTGGATGCAAAACCCTGTGGGTAGCGTGTTCAATTACGAAACCATGCGTATGGAAATGACCAGCTTTGCTGATGTTATCTTCAACCCTGTTGCACAGGTGAAGTTTGTTCACACTGTGGCTTCTGGCTATGTGACTGGCGCAATGTTCGTATTAGCGATCAGCTCTTACTACATTCTGAAGAAACGTGACTTACCTTTTGCACGTCGTTCATTTGCGATTGCAGCCAGCTTTGGTATGGCGTCTATCCTGTCTGTTATCGTTCTGGGTGACGAATCGGGCTATAAAGTGGGTGAAGCGCAGCGCGTTAAGTTAGCGGCAATTGAAGCTGAGTGGCACACAGAGCCAGCTCCTGCAGCCTTTACTGCAGTCGGTTTCCCAAATCAAGAAACCATGCACACCGATTTTGCGGTTAAGATCCCTTACGCTATGGGTATCGTGGCAACACGTTCTTTAGATGAAGAAGTGACTGGTTTACGTGACTTAGTGGCTGAACACGAAGTGCGTATTCGCAACGGTATGAAAGCTTACGATATGCTGGTGAAACTGCGCGCTGGTGATAAGTCTCCAGAGTTACGTGACGCGTTCGAAGCGGCGAAAGTTGACTTAGGTTACGGCTTACTGCTGAAGCGTTACACCGACAATGTTGTAGATGCGACAGAAGAGCAAATCAAAGCGGCAGCGAAGGATTCTATCCCGAATGTGGCACCGATTTTCTGGAGCTTCCGTGTGATGGTTGGCTTAGGCTTTGTGATGTTGTTTGTGTTCGCGGCAGCCTTCTGGCAAAGCACACGTCATCAGATCGAAGAGAAGAAATGGGTACTTAAAGCAGCACTCTTTAGCTTGCCATTACCTTGGATTGCGATCGAGTGTGGTTGGTTTGTGGCTGAATATGGCCGTCAACCTTGGACCATCTCTGAGGTGCTGCCGACCTTTATGTCTGCTTCGAGTTTAACGACTGGGGATCTGTGGTTCAGTATTATTTCGATTTCACTGTTCTACACTGTGCTGCTGGTGATCGAAATATTCTTGATGCTTAAGTTTGCCCGTCTTGGCCCTAGCAGTTTAAAGACTGGTCGTTATCACTTCGAGAAACTAGAAGCCTAA
- the cydB gene encoding cytochrome d ubiquinol oxidase subunit II has protein sequence MFDYEILRVIWWALIGVLFIGFAVTDGFDMGVGALLPIIGKDDTERRIMVNTIAPHWDGNQVWLITAGGALFAAWPMVYAVSFSGFYVAMMLVLFALYTRPVGFDYRSKIENPKWRKSWDWALFCGGFIPPLIIGVAFGNLLQGVPFNFDEFLRATYHGGLFGLLNPFGLLAGLVSVSMFMMQGAAWLQMKTDGELRVRAANATQLCALLVAVLFAAAGVWLANGIDGYVITSTLDHHALSNPTLKTVAVESGAWLANYDKYPITMLFPVLGVALPLLVILVSRLNRSGFAFLFSSLTVAMVILTCGAAMFPFVMPSSLDPNVSLTMWDATASEMTLTVMTWAAIIFVPIVLSYTVWTYFKMFGRLNRKHIEDNKASLY, from the coding sequence ATGTTTGATTATGAAATATTGAGAGTTATCTGGTGGGCTCTGATCGGCGTACTGTTCATCGGATTTGCGGTCACTGACGGTTTTGACATGGGCGTGGGTGCACTTTTACCGATTATCGGTAAAGACGATACTGAGCGCCGTATTATGGTCAACACCATTGCTCCCCATTGGGACGGTAACCAAGTATGGTTAATCACCGCAGGTGGTGCCTTGTTTGCGGCATGGCCTATGGTGTATGCAGTGTCTTTCTCTGGCTTCTATGTGGCCATGATGTTAGTGCTGTTTGCCTTGTACACTCGTCCTGTCGGATTTGACTATCGCTCTAAGATTGAAAATCCAAAATGGCGTAAGTCGTGGGACTGGGCATTGTTCTGTGGTGGCTTTATTCCACCGCTGATCATCGGTGTGGCCTTCGGTAACTTACTCCAAGGTGTACCATTCAATTTCGATGAGTTCCTGCGTGCGACTTATCACGGTGGTTTATTTGGCCTGTTGAACCCATTCGGTTTACTGGCGGGCTTAGTGAGCGTGAGCATGTTTATGATGCAAGGCGCTGCTTGGTTACAAATGAAGACCGACGGTGAGCTGCGTGTACGTGCCGCGAATGCGACTCAGCTATGTGCACTGTTAGTGGCAGTATTATTTGCCGCTGCGGGTGTGTGGTTAGCCAATGGTATTGATGGTTATGTTATCACTTCAACCCTTGACCACCATGCACTGTCTAACCCAACGCTGAAAACCGTTGCGGTTGAATCTGGCGCTTGGTTAGCCAACTACGATAAGTATCCTATTACTATGCTGTTCCCAGTATTAGGTGTGGCATTACCACTGCTGGTTATCCTAGTGAGCCGCTTAAATCGTTCAGGTTTTGCGTTCTTATTTAGCTCGCTGACAGTGGCTATGGTGATCTTAACTTGTGGTGCAGCAATGTTCCCATTCGTTATGCCATCTTCATTAGATCCTAACGTGAGCTTAACCATGTGGGATGCGACTGCGAGTGAAATGACATTAACTGTGATGACTTGGGCGGCGATTATCTTCGTTCCAATCGTGTTAAGTTACACTGTATGGACTTACTTCAAGATGTTTGGCCGCTTAAACCGCAAACATATTGAAGATAACAAAGCCTCACTCTATTAG
- the cydX gene encoding cytochrome bd-I oxidase subunit CydX, which yields MWYFTWILGVLLACSFGVINALWLENTENMDRSSDDAE from the coding sequence ATGTGGTATTTCACGTGGATATTAGGGGTTTTGTTAGCCTGTTCTTTTGGTGTGATCAACGCCCTGTGGCTTGAAAACACGGAGAACATGGACCGCTCAAGCGATGACGCTGAGTAA
- a CDS encoding methyl-accepting chemotaxis protein, translating to MNYKNWPIAKQIGALAFVLTLIIFCILSTLSYKSASNVLEDKGISAMKAEMHAVSDMLELQYDSLLQLARRNADVFKEMYPGQFSRPDKTVNVLGVSTPALLHEKEQINSSKSKVDRFANLTGGTATVFVRDGDDFVRIATSLKKADGSRALGTFLGKTHPGYPTLIKGEVYEGYAKLFGKDYMTVYRPIKDTQGQVIGILYIGFEITQSLTQLQAAVNKIILEETGSFLLMRKADNVLVANPKFNAGEPVTESMLDGLTLSQATQDQAEWRYTNGKNQPMFAYTQTVNGWNWMLIGQVNANELNEESLLLLTINAIVAVTGIVLITVLLSLVLIRSLKPLHTLQRHMEILGTGDFSHPLPPSASDSQNEVDKITTSVSTMSSELRQLISALQASVQSIEQQASKAQRIAKQNGEEAQALMQQTDQIATAIEEMSTSIRDVANHAQDGANQSQQVDLAAKEGQQQQTQVVQDLLKLSQQLSSSHQAVEKVSQESEAISKVTEVINSIAEQTNLLALNAAIEAARAGEQGRGFAVVADEVRTLAQRTQSSILEISQTIDKLQSQVKTTTSQMAQSHQLGIASANQGEETGKQLEEITRRIGELAISSRNIASATEQQSSVAQEITHNLHQISELANEGEHRAAETVNSANDLSSLAVALKQQISQFKA from the coding sequence ATGAATTATAAAAATTGGCCTATTGCAAAACAGATCGGTGCCCTCGCTTTTGTCCTTACCCTGATCATTTTCTGCATACTGAGTACCCTATCCTATAAATCCGCATCAAACGTGCTCGAAGATAAAGGCATCAGCGCCATGAAAGCCGAGATGCACGCTGTCTCCGATATGCTGGAACTGCAATACGACAGCTTGCTGCAACTGGCAAGACGCAATGCCGATGTGTTTAAGGAAATGTACCCCGGCCAATTTAGTCGTCCAGATAAAACCGTGAATGTGCTTGGAGTAAGCACCCCAGCGTTACTGCATGAAAAAGAACAAATTAACTCCTCAAAGAGTAAGGTGGATCGCTTTGCCAACCTCACTGGCGGAACCGCCACAGTGTTTGTACGCGATGGGGATGATTTTGTCCGGATTGCGACCTCGTTAAAAAAGGCCGATGGTAGCCGTGCCCTCGGTACCTTCCTCGGTAAAACCCATCCCGGTTATCCAACACTTATCAAAGGTGAGGTTTATGAAGGCTACGCCAAGCTCTTTGGCAAAGACTACATGACAGTCTACCGTCCGATTAAAGACACTCAAGGCCAAGTGATAGGGATCTTATACATAGGGTTTGAAATCACTCAGTCCCTCACCCAGTTACAAGCCGCGGTAAATAAAATCATCCTAGAAGAAACTGGTAGTTTCTTGTTAATGCGCAAAGCCGACAATGTACTAGTCGCAAACCCTAAATTTAATGCGGGTGAGCCAGTAACTGAGTCCATGCTCGATGGATTAACCCTTAGCCAAGCCACACAGGACCAAGCGGAATGGCGCTACACCAACGGTAAAAACCAACCTATGTTTGCCTACACCCAAACGGTGAATGGTTGGAATTGGATGCTGATTGGCCAAGTCAATGCAAACGAGTTAAATGAAGAGAGCCTACTGCTACTCACTATCAACGCCATAGTGGCGGTCACGGGTATAGTGCTTATTACCGTACTCTTGTCCCTAGTGCTGATACGTTCACTCAAGCCATTACATACACTCCAACGCCATATGGAAATCCTCGGCACGGGGGACTTTAGTCATCCACTTCCACCATCGGCCAGTGATAGTCAAAACGAGGTCGATAAGATCACCACCAGCGTGTCGACCATGTCATCTGAATTGCGACAATTAATCAGTGCACTACAAGCCTCGGTGCAAAGCATTGAACAGCAAGCCTCTAAGGCGCAGCGGATTGCTAAGCAAAACGGTGAAGAAGCCCAGGCATTGATGCAACAAACGGATCAAATCGCCACCGCGATTGAAGAAATGTCCACCTCTATCCGCGATGTTGCCAACCATGCTCAAGATGGCGCGAACCAGAGCCAACAAGTGGATCTCGCCGCCAAAGAAGGCCAACAGCAACAAACCCAAGTGGTGCAAGATCTGTTGAAACTGAGCCAACAGCTCAGTAGTAGCCATCAGGCCGTCGAAAAAGTCAGTCAAGAGAGTGAGGCCATCAGTAAAGTCACCGAGGTGATTAACAGCATTGCCGAACAAACCAACCTGCTCGCACTCAACGCGGCCATTGAAGCGGCCCGCGCAGGAGAACAGGGCCGAGGCTTTGCCGTGGTCGCCGATGAGGTGCGAACCTTAGCCCAGCGGACACAATCCTCTATTCTAGAGATTTCGCAAACCATTGATAAGCTACAATCTCAAGTGAAAACGACCACCAGCCAAATGGCGCAGAGCCACCAGCTGGGTATCGCCTCGGCTAATCAAGGGGAAGAAACCGGCAAGCAGCTGGAGGAAATCACCCGCAGAATTGGCGAACTGGCGATTAGCTCACGCAATATTGCCTCGGCCACTGAGCAGCAGAGCAGCGTTGCCCAAGAGATCACCCATAATCTGCATCAGATAAGCGAACTGGCTAATGAAGGTGAGCACAGAGCGGCCGAAACAGTGAACTCGGCGAATGATCTATCCTCCCTCGCCGTCGCGCTTAAACAGCAAATCAGCCAATTTAAAGCCTAA
- a CDS encoding YdcH family protein, with protein sequence MLGENHALVYEFPDFVDHIQKLKTSNSVFATMAERYHELDHKIRALELTKVPTDDEHFVALKLERLHLKDKLYQYLVHDAI encoded by the coding sequence ATGCTAGGCGAAAATCACGCATTGGTTTATGAATTTCCCGATTTTGTCGACCATATTCAAAAGCTAAAAACAAGCAACAGCGTTTTTGCCACAATGGCTGAGCGTTACCATGAGTTAGACCATAAGATCCGTGCCCTTGAATTAACTAAAGTGCCCACCGATGATGAGCACTTTGTTGCTTTAAAATTAGAACGACTCCATCTTAAAGATAAATTGTATCAATACCTTGTTCATGACGCGATTTGA
- a CDS encoding efflux RND transporter permease subunit encodes MIKAFVENGRLVSLVIALLLVAGFGAISSLPRTEDPHITNRFASVITPYPGASAERVEALVTEVLENQLRRLEEIKLIQSTSRPGISVIQLELKDTVKDTDPVWSRARDLLADARNTLPDGVQTSTLDDQVGYAYTAILSLVWNNSSQPRVDMLNRYAKELQSRLRLLSGTDFVKLYGAPEEEILVQLDGYKMSQLQLTPGTIAKILSSADSKIAAGEINNNNFRAFVEVSGELDSQSRIRQVPLKVDTQGQIIRLGDIAHISRQPKTPADSIALVDGEQGVFVAARMLNNTRVDIWQGQVKQLVDEFNQELPANIKVQWLFEQNSYTSDRLGGLIINLLQGFVIILAVLLLTLGLRNAIIVALSLPLTALFTLACMKYIGLPIHQMSVTGLVVALGIMVDNAIVIVDAIAQRRQQGMSRLRAVSETLHHLWLPLAGSTITTILAFAPIVLMPGAAGEFVGGIAMSVMFALLGSYVISHTLIAGLAGRFSLEGKHPVWYQHGINVPLVSGYFQASLRFALNRPLLSATFIGIIPLLGFYASGKMTEQFFPPSDRDMFQIELYLAPHVSLENTLNQVQLMDKQLHQIEGITQVDWVVGGNTPSFYYNLTQRQQGATNYAQAMVKASDFERANALIPELQQTLDKAFPEAQVLVRKLEQGPPFNAPVELMIFGPNLETLRSLGDEVRNILAATPDVLHTRATLSAGAPKVWLQVNEDASLISGLTLTDIARQVQMATTGVIGGSVLEQTESLPIRVRLGDTSREQASRLSEIQLVTPSGTAVPLSALSHNEVQVSRGAIPRRNGQRVNTIEAYIVSGVLPAQVLNDVKDKVAGISLPAGYRIEIGGESAKRNEAIGNLLSNLILVVTLLLATVVLSFNSFRLTAIILLSALQSAGLGLLAVYVFGYPFGFPVIIALLGLMGLAINAAIVILAELEDTDNARAGDKEVIITTVSGCGRHITSTTITTVGGFIPLIIAGGGFWPPFAIAIAGGTLLTTLLSLVWVPTMYLLLMKTRRTAPTPALSSQIAS; translated from the coding sequence AATTAGAGCTAAAAGATACAGTCAAGGATACAGATCCCGTCTGGTCTAGGGCGCGGGATCTGTTAGCCGATGCCAGAAACACCCTCCCCGATGGCGTACAGACATCAACTTTAGACGATCAAGTCGGCTACGCCTATACCGCCATTTTAAGCCTAGTGTGGAACAATAGCAGTCAACCTCGGGTGGATATGCTCAACCGCTACGCCAAGGAATTACAAAGCAGGCTGAGACTCTTATCCGGCACCGACTTCGTCAAACTCTACGGCGCGCCCGAGGAAGAAATTCTGGTGCAGCTCGATGGCTATAAGATGAGCCAATTGCAATTAACGCCGGGAACCATAGCGAAAATCTTAAGCAGCGCCGACAGTAAAATTGCCGCGGGTGAGATCAATAACAACAATTTTCGCGCCTTTGTTGAAGTCTCTGGTGAACTCGACTCCCAGAGCCGCATTCGCCAAGTACCATTGAAAGTCGATACTCAGGGACAAATTATTCGTTTGGGCGATATCGCCCACATCAGCCGCCAACCTAAAACCCCCGCTGACAGCATCGCCCTTGTTGATGGCGAGCAGGGCGTGTTTGTCGCGGCGCGTATGCTCAACAATACCCGCGTTGATATCTGGCAGGGTCAAGTCAAACAGCTGGTCGATGAATTCAATCAAGAACTGCCTGCTAACATCAAAGTACAATGGTTATTTGAGCAGAACAGCTATACCAGTGACCGCCTCGGCGGATTAATCATCAACCTACTACAAGGATTTGTGATTATTCTGGCGGTCTTGCTGCTTACCTTGGGCTTAAGAAACGCGATTATCGTCGCCCTGTCACTCCCCTTGACCGCCCTCTTCACCTTGGCCTGTATGAAATATATCGGCCTACCCATTCATCAAATGTCGGTTACGGGTCTAGTCGTTGCACTTGGGATCATGGTGGACAATGCCATTGTGATCGTCGATGCCATCGCCCAGCGTCGCCAACAAGGAATGAGCCGCTTACGCGCGGTAAGTGAGACCTTACATCACCTCTGGCTACCCTTGGCGGGATCAACCATCACCACCATTTTAGCCTTTGCTCCTATCGTGTTGATGCCGGGTGCTGCGGGGGAATTTGTCGGGGGTATCGCCATGTCGGTGATGTTTGCCCTGCTGGGTTCCTATGTAATTTCCCATACCTTGATCGCAGGCCTTGCGGGACGCTTTAGCCTCGAAGGTAAACATCCTGTCTGGTACCAACATGGCATCAATGTGCCTTTAGTAAGTGGTTACTTTCAAGCAAGCCTAAGATTTGCGTTAAATCGCCCATTACTGAGTGCTACCTTTATCGGGATAATTCCCCTGCTAGGGTTTTATGCTTCCGGCAAAATGACTGAGCAGTTTTTTCCGCCGTCGGATCGGGATATGTTCCAAATTGAGCTGTATCTCGCGCCCCATGTCAGCCTCGAAAACACCTTAAACCAAGTACAGTTGATGGATAAGCAATTGCATCAAATCGAGGGCATCACTCAAGTCGATTGGGTTGTGGGGGGCAATACCCCTTCGTTTTATTACAACTTGACTCAGCGCCAACAGGGAGCCACCAACTATGCTCAGGCCATGGTGAAAGCCAGTGACTTTGAGCGGGCTAACGCCCTCATCCCTGAGTTACAGCAAACCTTAGATAAGGCATTTCCCGAAGCGCAGGTGTTAGTGCGTAAACTTGAGCAAGGCCCGCCTTTTAATGCGCCAGTCGAGTTAATGATATTTGGCCCTAACCTTGAGACCTTACGCTCACTCGGCGATGAAGTGCGCAATATCTTAGCCGCCACGCCCGATGTGCTTCATACCCGCGCCACTTTAAGCGCCGGCGCTCCTAAGGTGTGGCTACAAGTGAACGAAGATGCGAGTTTGATCAGTGGATTAACCCTGACGGATATCGCCAGACAAGTTCAAATGGCGACGACGGGCGTTATCGGCGGCAGTGTGCTCGAACAGACCGAGTCTTTGCCAATTCGTGTGCGTTTGGGCGACACCAGTCGCGAGCAAGCCAGTCGCCTCTCTGAAATTCAACTAGTCACGCCCTCTGGCACAGCCGTGCCCTTATCTGCGCTATCCCACAATGAGGTGCAAGTCAGTCGCGGGGCGATCCCTAGGCGTAATGGCCAACGCGTCAACACGATTGAAGCCTATATCGTCAGCGGTGTATTGCCCGCTCAAGTATTAAACGATGTGAAAGATAAAGTCGCCGGGATTTCGCTCCCAGCGGGTTATCGAATTGAAATTGGCGGTGAAAGCGCAAAACGTAATGAGGCGATCGGCAACCTTCTCTCCAATCTGATTTTGGTCGTTACCCTGCTGCTGGCCACGGTCGTCCTGTCCTTTAACTCCTTTAGGCTTACAGCGATTATTTTACTGAGCGCATTACAGTCGGCGGGGCTTGGGTTGCTTGCAGTCTATGTGTTTGGTTATCCCTTTGGCTTTCCAGTCATCATTGCCCTACTCGGCCTAATGGGGCTTGCGATCAACGCTGCGATTGTGATTTTGGCCGAACTGGAAGATACCGACAATGCCAGAGCGGGTGATAAAGAGGTGATTATCACGACTGTCAGCGGTTGTGGTCGGCATATCACTTCGACCACTATCACCACGGTCGGCGGGTTTATTCCGCTTATTATTGCGGGCGGAGGATTCTGGCCCCCCTTTGCCATCGCGATTGCCGGAGGGACCTTACTGACGACGCTGCTCTCACTCGTTTGGGTACCGACCATGTATCTGCTGCTGATGAAAACGCGCCGTACGGCTCCGACACCGGCGTTATCGTCTCAAATCGCGTCATGA